Within the Staphylococcus argenteus genome, the region CCACCGATTTCTGTAATAACAACATCTGCATTTGTACTTTCACCTGCAAGTAATAAACGCTCTTTAATTTCATTTGTAATATGCGGAATAACTTGCACAGTTCCACCTAAGTAGTCACCACGACGTTCTTTTTTCAATACGTGTGAATATACTTTACCCGCTGTTACATTTGAAAATTTATTTAAGTTAATATCAATAAATCTTTCATAATGACCTAAGTCTAAGTCTGTTTCTGCACCGTCATCCGTTACAAATACTTCACCATGTTGATAAGGACTCATTGTACCTGGGTCAACATTTAAGTATGGATCGAATTTTTGAATTGTTACATTTAGACCTCTATCTTTTAATAATCTACCTAGAGAAGATGCTGTAATACCCTTCCCTAATGATGAAACTACGCCACCTGTTACAAAAATAAATTTTGTCATGTCCTGACCTCCTAATTATTAAAGGGAATGCTTCCTCATCAATTGTAAAAATTACGCAAAACATAACTTTAACGTTAGCAATTTCACATTAAGTGTCTATCGTTTTTATCATTAAACATAGTTACACGTTAACTAACTTTTCATGTTATGTCGCTATGTATATCATTTACAACTTTGATTTTTGCGTTATCATTTCTTGATTTACTCAATTAAATAAAAAAACGCTCCCTCTCACAAATTCTGTAAGGGGAGCGTATAAATTTTATACACGTGTCCTATTTAAAGGAGCCCGAATAAAATTTTATCATCTTTCAACTAAAAGTCAAACAAAAAATTAATCGTTGAAGTCTTCTTCGTCTTCAAACACTTCTTCGTCTTCGTCTAGTTCATCTTCATCTTCTTCAATGACTATATCAGAATGATTGATTTCTTCTTCAACCTGCTCGTCTTCTGGATCATTTAGTTCTTCTTGATCATCTGTTTGAGCTGGAATATCATCGTCGTCATCCATTTCATCTTCGCCCAATAATTTTAAGTTTTGATCTTCTTCATCATCCGCATCCAAAATATCGAATTTTTGAATAGTTGGTGCGATTTTCTCTTCAATATCATCTACTGAATACCAATCACGTAATCCCCATAAATTTTCTCCAACATTTAAAAAACGACCATCTGTGTTTAAATCTGTGTAAAATTGTACAACACGATTTTCAATTTCTTCGTACTCATAATCACCTAACGCTCTAAACTCATCGATGATATCATATAAGTTCATTGTTTCGCCTTTATCATTCAATAATGTATAAGCCATATCGATAAATGATTTTTCATCAACCATTTGTTTAGTATAATCTTGAATTTTCATTGCCCAATACTTCCTTTCGAAGGATATAATCTAAATTTATACGTCTGAATTCATTTATATATAGTAACAAAACTAAATTATAAATGACAATATCATATTTCGCAATCACTGTTAGTAATTTAAATATTTTTCAAAAACTACATAATCTTCAGTTTGTTCTATTTCAACAAAATTACTATTAATACAAAGTGGTTTAAAATCGTTATTTTCCCCAAACAAAATCATTGATATAACATTAAGATTATCATAGTTTTTTCTTAAGTAAGTAGGCAATTGTCTGAGTGCGCTAGAACCAATACCATTAAATCGATAAGATTTATCCACTTCAATTGCTGCAATATTCATGCGTTGTCCGATTTGCTCTAAAGCAATAAAACCAACCTTTTGACCATCAATCATTAAATTGATGATATGTACATTAGTCACTTCAGAACGACTTTCCGCTTCAAGTTTCAAAGAAGAAACATGCTTCGAATCTAAATCTAAATAGTATAATCGTTCTTTACCAATTGGTCCTTCTTCTTTAGTCGCTGTATGCATAAACCCAGCACGTTCATACAAATTCCAAGCACTATCATTTTCAGCATCTACAACCAAATATAAGTGATTAAAATCAGGAAATAATCCTTGAACGTATTGTGGCAATGACATCATTATCTTAGTACCGTAGCCATAGCCCTGATATTTTTCATTTATAGATAATGAACGAATATATACGACGTTTTCAGGTGTGTCATAACCTTCATGTTGATAATATCGATGTAATACGAAAAATCCAACGACGTCATTTTGATCATTAATAGCTACATTAGCAATCCTATCAGTATCCTCAATTGCATCATCAACAACATCTTTAGGTAAAGATGAGTATATTTGCTGTCTTTCATTTAACTCAAATTCATTAATATCTGAACGATATTGTTCTTCAAATACTTTTAATGTAATACCTTCAAAATATAGTTCTTTAGTCATATATTTAACCCCTATCTCTTTATATATGAAACGTAACCCCATATTATTTTACCGATTATTGCAACTCGATACCATTATTTACCCTACATCTTTCTTATTATTGATTGATACACTTTTTAATTTTAAAATTAATTGGAACTACTTCATTGACTATCATATAATTTCAAACATGCTTTATTCCCCTTGTTCATATAAAGCGATATACCTGCCCACTCACTGTATATAGAAAATGTTTAAAAGTAATTTCTTCCCACTTAAAAAACATAAAATTATGACACATTACATGTATGTTTGTCATTTTATTGCTAAACGCTTACAATTTTGAAATATTAAGGTATCAATTTTGTAAATAGTAGTTATTTCCACTTGTTTTTTAGTAATTTTACTATACTATTATTTAAGGATATATATTAATGACGAGGTGGGAATCCTATGAAAGTTGGCATTGATGCTGGCGGTACACTTATAAAAATCGTTCAAGAGCAAGATAACCAACGCATTTATAAAACTGAATTAACTAAAAATATTGATCAAGTTATTGAATGGCTAAATCAACAACAAATTGAAAAGTTAGCTTTAACTGGAGGTAATGCGGGTGTCATCGCTGAAAACATCAATATACCTGCGCAAATATTTGTTGAGTTTGACGCTGCATCTAAAGGTTTAGGTATTTTATTAAAAGAGCAAGGTCATGATATAACTGACTA harbors:
- the rpoE gene encoding DNA-directed RNA polymerase subunit delta, with the protein product MKIQDYTKQMVDEKSFIDMAYTLLNDKGETMNLYDIIDEFRALGDYEYEEIENRVVQFYTDLNTDGRFLNVGENLWGLRDWYSVDDIEEKIAPTIQKFDILDADDEEDQNLKLLGEDEMDDDDDIPAQTDDQEELNDPEDEQVEEEINHSDIVIEEDEDELDEDEEVFEDEEDFND
- a CDS encoding GNAT family N-acetyltransferase, whose protein sequence is MTKELYFEGITLKVFEEQYRSDINEFELNERQQIYSSLPKDVVDDAIEDTDRIANVAINDQNDVVGFFVLHRYYQHEGYDTPENVVYIRSLSINEKYQGYGYGTKIMMSLPQYVQGLFPDFNHLYLVVDAENDSAWNLYERAGFMHTATKEEGPIGKERLYYLDLDSKHVSSLKLEAESRSEVTNVHIINLMIDGQKVGFIALEQIGQRMNIAAIEVDKSYRFNGIGSSALRQLPTYLRKNYDNLNVISMILFGENNDFKPLCINSNFVEIEQTEDYVVFEKYLNY